ATCATCGAAGCCGGAAGAGAGCGGAGGACGCAGGAATACATCTAGGGAGGGCGTTTGAGCTTCATCAATTTTTTTAAATCAGATCACTATTTTGTATAAAATATAAATTCGCGTTATCCATCTGTTGACATTTTTATTCTCTGCGGGTAGTATGTCGGGAAATTATTCTTGACACGAGAGAAGGGTGACCGCATGTTACAACAACACAGAAGCTCCGCAACCGCCAGCGCAGGATACACCCGACCTCGACCGTAACCCTCTGACAGAACCCCCGCGGGCCGTCATGGCCCCAACATCCCTCACTCTATCTTAAAAGAAAAACACACGGCGGCGCCCTTCATCTCCTTTGAGGCGCGGCGGCGTAGCTTCTGCGCTTTCATGTCTGACGGCGCGCGGCAAATGTGTTTGTACCTCTGAAAGGAAGAAATAAAATTGAAAAATACAGATGACAAATCAATTATAAACGGTTTTGCGGCTGAGACACTTAAGGGAAAAACCGTCGGTATCGCGGGCTTCGGACACCTGGGAAGTTCCATAGTCTCAGCGCTGCTCGCGCATGGATTTCCAAAAGAACGGCTGCTGATCTCCTGCGGCGGACGCGTAGAGACGCTGGAGCGTCTCCGCGCGGCGGGGCTTGCCAGCTGCCTGACGGACAGCGCGGCGCTCACGAGCCGCGCCGACATCATCCTTCTCGCGGCACGTCCGCAAAACCTCACGGACTTCCGCGGGCTGGCGGTCAAAAATGGAGCCTTCATCCTCTCCTTTATGGCCGGCATCTCGCTGGAGACGCTGCAGGGGGTCTTTTCCGCGGAGCTCTGCCGCGTCATGTGCAGCGGTCCGGAGACCATCGCCGACGGCCTGGGAGTCGGCGTCTCATTTCCCGCCGAGAGCCGTTCCTGCGCGGTGCTTGAGGCCGCCGGCCTCAAAGTCCTTGACATCTCCTGCGAGAGCGAACTCGACTCATTCACCGTGGGCATCTGCCTGCCGCCGATCCTGCTCAACATCGAGATAGACGAAGAGGAGAAAAAGAGGGCGCTCCTTGAAATGTCAAAACGCTATCCCGTCTACCGCGAACTGACCCCCTGGATAGAACGCGTGGCCGCCGCGCACGCCCAAGACAAAAGCGGCGCGTCGCTCGCCAACGTCTCGACAAAGGGCGGCGTGACGGAGGCGATGACGACGGCCTTAAGAAACGGCTCCGCCTTTTCCGAGGCGCTCGTCGCGGGACTCACACGAAACGACGAACTCTGCGCTGGACTGCGCCGGAAATTCGCCGCCTCCACGGCATAACGGTCAGTGCCGCCGCCGAAAAACACAAATGGCCCCCACGCCAAACGCCGGAGGCCATTTTTATTTTTCAGCTCCTATTCCCTTAGGTCAATCCCTGAATATGCCGCACGCCCTAAGACGACCGGCGATAACCGCCGCGAGAACCGCCTTGACCACATCCCCAGCGATCGTGCTGAGGAAACCGATAGAGAGCACCTTAAAAAAGGTCGCGCCGCCCGATTGGACCCAAAAATTAAGGGCGGCATACAGGTAGGCGATGCCGATGACATAAACGACGGCGACTCCGGCCATCGCCGCAGCGAAATACTGCATCCGCGTCACCGAACCATACCTTTTCATAAAAAAATCACGAAGACAGCCGCTTAGCC
This window of the Cloacibacillus sp. genome carries:
- a CDS encoding NAD(P)-binding domain-containing protein encodes the protein MKNTDDKSIINGFAAETLKGKTVGIAGFGHLGSSIVSALLAHGFPKERLLISCGGRVETLERLRAAGLASCLTDSAALTSRADIILLAARPQNLTDFRGLAVKNGAFILSFMAGISLETLQGVFSAELCRVMCSGPETIADGLGVGVSFPAESRSCAVLEAAGLKVLDISCESELDSFTVGICLPPILLNIEIDEEEKKRALLEMSKRYPVYRELTPWIERVAAAHAQDKSGASLANVSTKGGVTEAMTTALRNGSAFSEALVAGLTRNDELCAGLRRKFAASTA
- a CDS encoding biotin transporter BioY codes for the protein MKIKTMIEISVFAVLTAVGARMMVPVPFVPFTLQTLICMLAGLLLGPKKGAASQALYMVMGLIGIPVFTSAAGPAAVLMPSFGYIPGFIGGAWLSGCLRDFFMKRYGSVTRMQYFAAAMAGVAVVYVIGIAYLYAALNFWVQSGGATFFKVLSIGFLSTIAGDVVKAVLAAVIAGRLRACGIFRD